A window from Onychostoma macrolepis isolate SWU-2019 chromosome 07, ASM1243209v1, whole genome shotgun sequence encodes these proteins:
- the LOC131543494 gene encoding histone H2B 1/2-like — MPEPAKSAPKKGSKKAVTKTAGKGGKKRRKTRKESYAIYIYKVMKQVHPDTGISSKAMGIMNSFVNDIFERIAGEASRLAHYNKRSTITSREIQTAVRLLLPGELAKHAVSEGTKAVTKYTSSK, encoded by the coding sequence ATGCCTGAACCAGCGAAGTCCGCGCCTAAGAAGGGCTCCAAGAAGGCCGTCACAAAGACCGCGGGGAAGGGAGGAAAGAAGCGCAGAAAGACCAGGAAGGAGAGCTACGCTATCTACATCTACAAGGTGATGAAGCAGGTTCATCCCGACACCGGGATCTCTTCCAAGGCGATGGGGATCATGAACTCTTTCGTCAACGACATCTTCGAGCGCATCGCCGGTGAAGCGTCTCGTCTCGCTCACTACAACAAGCGCTCCACCATCACTTCCAGAGAGATCCAGACCGCCGTGCGTCTGCTGCTGCCCGGGGAGCTGGCCAAACACGCCGTGTCTGAGGGCACCAAGGCCGTCACCAAGTACACCAGCTCCAAGTAG
- the LOC131543504 gene encoding histone H4 — protein sequence MSGRGKGGKGLGKGGAKRHRKVLRDNIQGITKPAIRRLARRGGVKRISGLIYEETRGVLKVFLENVIRDAVTYTEHAKRKTVTAMDVVYALKRQGRTLYGFGG from the coding sequence ATGTCTGGAAGAGGCAAAGGCGGGAAAGGACTCGGGAAAGGAGGCGCTAAGCGTCACCGGAAAGTGCTGCGCGATAACATCCAGGGAATCACCAAACCCGCCATTCGTCGTCTGGCGCGCCGCGGCGGCGTCAAGCGCATCTCCGGTCTGATCTACGAGGAGACCCGCGGGGTGTTGAAGGTGTTCCTGGAGAACGTTATCCGCGACGCCGTCACCTACACCGAGCACGCCAAGAGAAAGACCGTCACCGCCATGGACGTCGTGTACGCGCTCAAACGACAGGGACGCACCTTGTACGGCTTCGGAGGATAA